CTtcccgggttggtgaatcatcggagcatgtctttggcattcatcacattttCGTACGAACTCCTTCGCGTCTTTTTTTATGTTGATCCAGTGATAGTCGACTCTGATTACCTTTCGATCTAATGATTCGGCGTTTGAATGATTTTTGCAAGTACCCTAATGGACTTCCATCATAACATACTCGGTATCTCCTGGTCCTAGGCATATTTCTAGTGGGTCATCGAATATTCTTTTGAACAAGGTTTCATCTTCATACAAGCTGAATAGGGCTTCCTTTGTGCGCAAggtcctcgattcttttggatttGAGGGGAGTTTCTCGGTCATCAAATATTCTACATATTTGTTTCTCATATCCCAAGTCAAGCTTGTAGAGTTTATTTCGGCGTGGCCTTCTTCTACTACCAATCTAATAAGTTGTACAACTGCCCCCGAGTTGAGCTCGTCGTCTTCAACCGACGACCCTAAGTTCCcaagggcatcggcctcgctaGTTTGATTTCGAGGTACATGCTGCAAAGTCCACTCTTTGAACCGATGTAATGTTACTCGCAACTTATCCAGGTATATTTGCATTCGTTCTTCTCTGACCTCGAATGTTCCATTAACTTGGTTCACCACGAGGAGGGATTCACACTTAGATTCGATCACCTCCACCCCCAAGCTTTTGGCTAGttcaagacctgcaatcatggcctcatattcggcctcgttgttagtcaattttacagccttaatagattgtctaactacaTTCCCTGCTGGTGGCTTCAATACAATGCCGAGTCTAGACCCTTTTGCATTCGAGGCATCGCCCGTAAAGAG
This sequence is a window from Nicotiana sylvestris chromosome 3, ASM39365v2, whole genome shotgun sequence. Protein-coding genes within it:
- the LOC138887303 gene encoding uncharacterized protein, coding for MSSGIWNLFTGDASNAKGSRLGIVLKPPAGNVVRQSIKAVKLTNNEAEYEAMIAGLELAKSLGVEVIESKCESLLVVNQVNGTFEVREERMQIYLDKLRVTLHRFKEWTLQHVPRNQTSEADALGNLGSSVEDDELNSGAVVQLIRLVVEEGHAEINSTSLTWDMRNKYVEYLMTEKLPSNPKESRTLRTKEALFSLYEDETLFKRIFDDPLEICLGPGDTEYVMMEVH